The genomic DNA TTCGTCTACAGTCCGGTAGACCGTCTACAGAATTGTAGTCACTCGGGTGCCGTCTCGTCACCGCGCCCGTGTGCCCGTCTCCGCCCGCCCATTATGGAAGGACCGTCGACGATGACCGCAGGGCTTCGCACACTCGTCCCCGCGCGCGTGTCGACGGGCTTCCACGGATACCGGCGCTCCGCCTCCGCCCAGGCCCTACGACGGAAGCGCGCCACGATGCGTCCCCTGGCCGCCGGGGCTCCCTCGGTACCCCGTCTGCTCGCCCTGCTCCGCCGCCACCTGGGCCGGGCCGTCGCCGTGACGTACCTCGCCGCGGCGGTGCTGCCCGGCCCCGGCCTGCGGCTGAGGCACCCGCACGCGACGGGCATCGCCGAACTGCCGCCGCGGGCACCCCAGTTGCTCCTCGCCCTGGTCCTGTTCGGGGCCGGCCTCCAGGTGCCGCTGCGTGAGCTGCGATGGCTGTCACGGCACCCGGACGCACTCCTGGCGGGCCTCGCGCTGCACCTCGACGCCCGGGCCGGTGCCTCGGTGACGCCGGCCCGCGGGATGAACAACTGCAGCGCGAGCGCGGTGCTGATCACGACGCCCCTGCCCGACCGTCCGCACAACCTGCTGCCGGTGCCGGCGTACGGACTGCTGCAGAAGGTGGCCGCCGGGCGGGTGGTCCGTACCGGACAGGAGGCGAACCCCGCGCCCGGCGGCATCGGGTAGCCGTCGGAGGGGCCGGAGCGACCCCCGGACGCGGCCGTGAAAGGCTGGAGATCACGTACGGACCCGCATCGACCACCCCCATCGAGCACCGTCGTACAGGAGTTGAGCGCCATGTCCTCCGAGCTGCCGAAGTCGACCGGAGCCCCGGCCCGTCAGAACGTCACCTTCCCCAGTGCCGGGGGCACCGCCCACGGCTACCTCGCCCTGCCGCCGTCCGGGAGCGGGCCGGGCGTGATCGTCATCCAGGAGTGGTGGGGCCTGACCGACCACATCGCCGACGTGGCCGACCGGCTCGCCCAGGAGGGCTTCGTCGCGTTCGCCCCCGACCTCTACGGCGGGAACGTGGCGCACGAGAGCGACGAGGCGCTGCGCATGATGCTGGCCCTCCCGGTCGCCCGCGGTGTCGAACTGCTCTCCGGCGCGGTCGGCCATCTGCTGTCCCTGCCCGAGGTCGCCTCGGACACGGTCGGCGCGGTCGGCTTCTGCATGGGCGGCGGCTTCGTCCTGTACCTCGCCGCGGCCGACCCGCGCGTGAGCGCGGCGGTGCCGTTCTACGGCGTGATCCAGGGCGAACTGCCCGACTTCTCCGGCCTCAAGGCGCAGATCCTCGGCCACTACGGCGAGCTGGACGAGAGCATCCCGGTCGCGGGCCTCGACGCACTGCGCGAGCACATCCAGAAGCAGTCCGGCATCACCGCGGACCTGCGCCTCTACCCGGCGAACCACGCCTTCTTCAACGACGGCCGCCCGGTGTACGACGCCGGCTCCGCCACCCGCGCCTGGGCGAGCACGGTGCCGTTCCTGCACGAGCAGTTGGGCTGACGCCCCGCCGCCCTCGGGCCCAAGTCCTACGACTCCGGCCCGAGGCGCCGGGCGGACGCCGCCGGTAGCGTCCCGGGCATGAAGATCACCGTGCCGCCTCGCGGCCCCGAAGAGCGCCGGCGTGACGTACTGGCAAGGCTGGAGCGGGAGTCGGACATCTGGGTGGCCTCGGCGGACACCGACGGGCTGCCCTGTCTGGTGCCGCTGTGGTTCGTCTGGGACGGGCAGGCCGTCTGGCTGTCCACCCGGGCCACGAACCCCACGGGCCGCAATCTGAGCGACGGGCGGCGGACCCGGCTCGCCTTCGCCGACACCCGGGACGTCGTGCTCATCGACGGCGAGGCGACGGCCTTCACCGACCGGGACGTCCCGGCTTCCGCGGCCGACTCCTTCCACGCGAAGTACACCTGGGATCCCCGCGCGGACCGCGCGCCCTACTCCTTCTTCCGGATACGGCCGCTGGCCGTCCAGGCGTGGCACAAGCAACGCGAGCTGCCCCAGCGCCATCTGATGCGGGACGGCATCTGGCTGGTGTGAGCCCCGCCCTCGCTCAACCGGCCTGCCGGTGCAGTTCGTCGAGCCGGGACAGTTCGTCCTCCGTGAGCCGGATCGCGCCCGTGGCCACGTTCTCGGCGAGGTGGTCGGGGTTGCCCGTGCCGGGGATGGCGAGGACGTGCGGACCCTGGGCAAGGGACCAGGCGAGCCGGAGCTGGGCGGGGCTGACACCGTGGGCGTCCGCGATGGCCAGCACCTCGTCGTCGTGGGCGGTGGTGGCACCCTGCGGGCCGGCCGCCCCCGCGATCGCGAAGAACGGGACGAAGGCGATGCCCTGTTCCCCGCAGATCCGCAGCATGTCGTCGGTCTCCGGGCTGGACGAGTCGAGCCCGAACCGGTTCTGCACACTCACCACCGGCGCGATCTCCTGCGCCTCGGCGAGATGCCGCGGCTCGACGTCGGAGATCGCGAGGTGCCGGACCAGCCCCTCCTCGCGGAGTTCGGCGAGCGCGCCGAAGTACTCGGCGATCGAGTCCTGCCCCATCCGGCGCAGATAGACCACGTCGAGGTGGTCGCGCCCCAACTGCCGCAGGTTCTCCTCGACATGACCGCGCAGGTCGTCGGGGCGGGCCGAGGTGCTCCACTCCCCCGCGTAGTTCCGGTAGGGGCCGACCTTGGTGGCGATCACGAGGTCGTCCGCGTAGGGGGCGAGCGCGGAGTTGATGAGTTCGTTGGCCGAGCGCAGGGACGAGAAGTAGAAGGCGGCCGTGTCGATGTGGTTCACGCCGAGCTCGATCGCCTTGCGCAGCACGGCGATCGACCGCCCGCGGTCGCTCGGTGTCCCGAGGTTGAAGGCTGCGCTGCCCGTCAGCCGCATCGCGCCGAAGCCGATGCGGTTGACGGTCAGGTCGCCTAGTTTCCAGGTGCCCGCGGCGGCCGCGGTGATCTTCTCCGAAGTCATCAGCGGAGTTTCGCACACACTCGCGGCCCGCCCGCCCGCACTTTACGGATACGTGTAGCCGTTCAGGGAGTTGACGGCGGAGGCCGGGTCACCGAGGTCGTAGCGGTCCACGGCGAGGAAGTTGGGCTTCTTGCGGGCGGCCGGCTGGCAGAACCGCTGGGCCCGGTCGAGGACCTTGGTGTTGTCGGTCTGCGCCGTCCCGGCGATGGTCGCGTCCCGGAAGTGGTTCATGACGAACAGCGGACGGAACCCCGCATACGTCTGGGTCAGCGGGACGTTGAGGTCGCTGCCGTACCAGCGGCTGTAGCAGGACCAGTCGGAAGAGCTCGCGCCGGAACCCATGGACCAGTAGTTCTCGACGGTCCACTCGCGCTGGTACATCACGCCGAAGCTGTCCCGGGTCAGTCCGGCGGACTCGTCGGAGGCGCGGCTGTGGTCGGTGAAGATCAGCAGCCGGTGGTTGGCGGCGATCAGGTCGGCCAGCTTGGGCCAGCCGTTCTGCTTCACGCCGGTCTGGTCGGGGCGGTACAGCACGTCGTACAGGCCGTTCACGCGGGCGAGTTCGCTGCGCAGAACGCCCGGGTCGACGTAGTCCTCCAGGAAGACGGTGACGAACTGGTCGGGGTGTGCCTTGAGGAAGTCGACCATGCGCTGGAGGTCGACGTTCAGGGCGACGGGCTTGCTGACCAGGGTGCAACTGTCGTGGCAGAGGATCGCGCCGTCGGAGGTCTGGTGGATGTCCAGCATGAACCCCCGTACGCCGTCGGAGAGTTGCTGGTTGATGCCGCGGGACTGGTTCGGGAAGAAGTTCACGAAGGGCGGCGCGAAACCGCCGTCGACCCCGTTGGCGTAGGCGTTGTGCGCGGTGAGGAACGTGACCTGGTCCAGGGTGCGTTGGTCCTGGGCGGGGATGGGCTTGGTGGGTGAGGTGATGGGCGTGAGGTACCAGGAGGCGAGGCCGCCGGAGGAGCCGATGGCCAACTGGGCCGGGTAGTTGGCGCCGGAGGGCTTGGCGCCCACCGTCAAGTAGCTGTCCGCGCCCGGGACTTGGAGCGTGTACTGGTCGCCGCCGGTGGGCGTGATCTGCCAGGCCGCGTCCGCGCCGGTGCAGGCGACGGTCTTCGCCTGGCCGCCCGAGCGGCCCAGGCAACTGCCGGCCGTGTCGGTGCTCTCCAGGACGTACGAGGATCCGCTCGTCCGGAGGTTCCACTGCTGGTGGTCCTCGTTGCCCTTGGGGTTGTGCTGCTCCACCGCTCCCCCCTTGTCGGCCGCGTTGAGCCCGGTCGTGGCGCTCTGGACGTAGTAGGTGCCCGGGGCGGGGACCGCGTCGGCGGCTCCGGCCGGTGGAGCGACGATCGCCGCCGACAGCGCGACGGCGACGGCGAGCAGGGCGTGGGGGGTTCGCATGGGTGCCCTTCGGTTCGAGTGTGGTCAGGCTCATGACACCGAAAAGGTGATCGGGCCACACCCAAGCGCCTATGGTCTGAACCAGTCAAGAGGCGTGACCGGTCGGCGGAGTGAATGGCGGAGGACGGGACGCGGTCAGCGCGTTTTCCTCAACTGCCGCCAGGCCAGGTAGTGATCGAGGAGGGTCTCCTCCAACGGCCGGTAGTCGATGCCCAGTTCCTTCACACCGCGCCGGTTGTCGACCGGGAAGCTGATCCCGAGGTGCTTGCGGATGTAGTCCTGGGTGAGCCCGAACGCCGGGCCCAGGACGCGCACCGGCCAGTGCGGCAGTCCGTGCCGGGGCAGCCGGTAGTCGCGCGGGAAGCGCTGCCGCAGGGCGCGTGACATGTCGAGGAAGGACGCCATCCGGGTGGCCGCGACGATGTAACGGCCGTGCGCGTCGGGGTTTTCCGCCGCCGCGATGTGCGCGCCCGCGACGTCCCGCACATCGGCGACGGTGAAGCGGAAGTCGGGCGCCCCGTAGAAGAAGTAGCCCTTGAAGAGCTCGTCGAGGAGGAACAGGCTGCCGGAGTCGGAGGCCGGGGTCAGTGAAGGGCCCAGGATCAGGCCGGGGTTGACGGCGACCATGCGCCAACGGCTCTGCGCCTGCGCGGCGTCCCAGGCGGCGCGTTCGGCGACCGTCTTGGCGTAGTGGTACGGGTTGTTCTCGACCGTGCTGGTGG from Streptomyces sp. NBC_01478 includes the following:
- a CDS encoding RICIN domain-containing protein yields the protein MRTPHALLAVAVALSAAIVAPPAGAADAVPAPGTYYVQSATTGLNAADKGGAVEQHNPKGNEDHQQWNLRTSGSSYVLESTDTAGSCLGRSGGQAKTVACTGADAAWQITPTGGDQYTLQVPGADSYLTVGAKPSGANYPAQLAIGSSGGLASWYLTPITSPTKPIPAQDQRTLDQVTFLTAHNAYANGVDGGFAPPFVNFFPNQSRGINQQLSDGVRGFMLDIHQTSDGAILCHDSCTLVSKPVALNVDLQRMVDFLKAHPDQFVTVFLEDYVDPGVLRSELARVNGLYDVLYRPDQTGVKQNGWPKLADLIAANHRLLIFTDHSRASDESAGLTRDSFGVMYQREWTVENYWSMGSGASSSDWSCYSRWYGSDLNVPLTQTYAGFRPLFVMNHFRDATIAGTAQTDNTKVLDRAQRFCQPAARKKPNFLAVDRYDLGDPASAVNSLNGYTYP
- a CDS encoding pyridoxamine 5'-phosphate oxidase family protein, which encodes MKITVPPRGPEERRRDVLARLERESDIWVASADTDGLPCLVPLWFVWDGQAVWLSTRATNPTGRNLSDGRRTRLAFADTRDVVLIDGEATAFTDRDVPASAADSFHAKYTWDPRADRAPYSFFRIRPLAVQAWHKQRELPQRHLMRDGIWLV
- a CDS encoding aldo/keto reductase, whose product is MTSEKITAAAAGTWKLGDLTVNRIGFGAMRLTGSAAFNLGTPSDRGRSIAVLRKAIELGVNHIDTAAFYFSSLRSANELINSALAPYADDLVIATKVGPYRNYAGEWSTSARPDDLRGHVEENLRQLGRDHLDVVYLRRMGQDSIAEYFGALAELREEGLVRHLAISDVEPRHLAEAQEIAPVVSVQNRFGLDSSSPETDDMLRICGEQGIAFVPFFAIAGAAGPQGATTAHDDEVLAIADAHGVSPAQLRLAWSLAQGPHVLAIPGTGNPDHLAENVATGAIRLTEDELSRLDELHRQAG
- a CDS encoding dienelactone hydrolase family protein, with protein sequence MSSELPKSTGAPARQNVTFPSAGGTAHGYLALPPSGSGPGVIVIQEWWGLTDHIADVADRLAQEGFVAFAPDLYGGNVAHESDEALRMMLALPVARGVELLSGAVGHLLSLPEVASDTVGAVGFCMGGGFVLYLAAADPRVSAAVPFYGVIQGELPDFSGLKAQILGHYGELDESIPVAGLDALREHIQKQSGITADLRLYPANHAFFNDGRPVYDAGSATRAWASTVPFLHEQLG
- a CDS encoding NAD-dependent epimerase/dehydratase family protein, whose product is MSVGGETVLVTGGSGFVGSHLVRQLLERGYRVHTTVRSLGHAAKVAPLRAMQEQFPGRLELFEADLLAAGSFDAAMDGCRVVFHVASPFLMPEKIKDGHKDVVEPALTGTRNVLAGIERTPAVEKLVFTSTVGAIFGDYVDVRAMRDETLSEDYFNTTSTVENNPYHYAKTVAERAAWDAAQAQSRWRMVAVNPGLILGPSLTPASDSGSLFLLDELFKGYFFYGAPDFRFTVADVRDVAGAHIAAAENPDAHGRYIVAATRMASFLDMSRALRQRFPRDYRLPRHGLPHWPVRVLGPAFGLTQDYIRKHLGISFPVDNRRGVKELGIDYRPLEETLLDHYLAWRQLRKTR